One Candidatus Nitrososphaera evergladensis SR1 genomic window carries:
- a CDS encoding 2-amino-3,7-dideoxy-D-threo-hept-6-ulosonate synthase yields MVFGRDVRLSRILKDGKMLCIPMDHGISNGPIRGLEDAHGMIYQCEDAGLTCVLVNKGIVKTMPRPTSIGLIVHFSGSTSLGPAPNRKMLMGSVEEALRLGADAVSLHINIGAKEEPEMLQKLGMIADKCDEWSVPLVAMMYPRGEGIKNPHDPEIVAHAARVGAEAGADIVKAVYTGDIDSFRKVVKSVPVPLVIAGGPKATTDLEILEMCAGAMKAGAKGVTFGRNIFQHKNPPAMVRALHKVIFEGKSAKEAAKQLG; encoded by the coding sequence ATGGTGTTTGGCAGGGACGTAAGGCTCAGCAGGATACTCAAAGACGGCAAGATGCTGTGCATCCCGATGGACCACGGGATAAGCAATGGGCCCATCAGGGGTCTTGAGGACGCTCATGGCATGATTTACCAGTGCGAAGACGCCGGCCTCACCTGCGTTCTCGTCAACAAGGGCATTGTCAAGACCATGCCAAGGCCGACGAGCATAGGCCTTATCGTTCATTTCTCCGGGAGCACGTCACTTGGCCCGGCGCCAAACCGCAAGATGCTCATGGGAAGCGTCGAAGAGGCGTTGAGGCTTGGAGCCGACGCAGTATCTCTTCACATCAACATTGGTGCCAAGGAAGAGCCGGAGATGCTCCAGAAACTGGGCATGATTGCCGACAAGTGCGACGAATGGAGCGTTCCCCTTGTGGCAATGATGTATCCGCGCGGCGAGGGGATAAAGAACCCGCACGACCCAGAGATTGTAGCGCACGCTGCAAGGGTGGGAGCCGAGGCAGGCGCCGACATTGTCAAGGCAGTTTACACTGGCGACATTGATTCGTTCAGAAAAGTCGTCAAGAGCGTCCCTGTGCCCCTTGTAATAGCCGGCGGGCCAAAGGCGACCACCGACCTTGAGATACTGGAGATGTGTGCCGGTGCAATGAAGGCAGGAGCAAAGGGCGTGACTTTTGGAAGGAACATTTTCCAGCACAAGAATCCTCCTGCGATGGTACGCGCCCTGCACAAGGTGATATTTGAGGGCAAGAGCGCCAAGGAGGCTGCAAAGCAGCTTGGTTGA
- a CDS encoding putative quinol monooxygenase, translating to MKPTTDPEKYKLVTSESVRVIASFKAKPGQQEALKQILMSLVEPTRSELGCIAYILHQDTNDIRHLVFDEIWVNMQALKEHAAKPYIRALSQRLQGIVSEPPVVETFYEVLLSS from the coding sequence TTGAAGCCTACAACAGACCCAGAAAAATACAAGCTCGTGACTAGCGAATCTGTCCGAGTCATCGCCTCGTTCAAGGCAAAGCCGGGGCAGCAGGAAGCGCTAAAGCAGATCCTTATGTCGCTTGTAGAACCTACCCGGAGCGAGCTTGGGTGCATAGCCTACATTTTGCACCAAGACACAAACGACATTCGCCACCTCGTATTTGACGAGATCTGGGTAAACATGCAGGCCCTAAAAGAGCACGCCGCCAAGCCGTACATCCGGGCGCTCTCGCAGAGGCTGCAAGGAATCGTGTCAGAACCTCCGGTAGTGGAGACGTTTTACGAGGTGCTCCTTTCTTCTTAG
- a CDS encoding deoxyribonuclease IV: MNGGYKVGFHVSIAGGISNSVDNAKGIGCSAFQIFSRNPRGWAAKPLAPNDVAAFRNKMAASGIDRTSTVVHMPYLPNLSGPSGEMYTKSVDTLAGEIQRAGELGIPYLVIHLGSHLGKGTEAGMGQLVNAITTARDKTKKKGEGVTVLLENNAGQKNSIGATFEELRTILDKLDGNDVGVCLDTCHAFASGYDLRTSEQVVKTLGAFDKSVGFKELKVVHLNDSKGALGSNLDRHEHIGLGNIGRAGIAAFLGHKAIAQLPIIMETPVDEKRDDAKNLKAFCELVS; the protein is encoded by the coding sequence ATGAACGGCGGCTACAAGGTGGGCTTTCACGTTTCCATCGCAGGAGGCATATCAAATTCCGTGGACAATGCTAAAGGGATTGGCTGCAGCGCGTTTCAGATATTCAGCCGAAACCCACGCGGGTGGGCGGCAAAGCCTCTGGCGCCTAACGATGTGGCAGCGTTTAGGAACAAGATGGCTGCAAGTGGCATCGACAGGACCTCGACTGTAGTGCACATGCCTTACCTGCCCAACCTGTCGGGGCCTTCCGGCGAGATGTACACAAAATCTGTAGACACGCTTGCCGGCGAGATCCAGCGCGCAGGCGAGCTTGGCATTCCCTACCTGGTCATACACCTTGGAAGCCATCTGGGCAAGGGCACGGAAGCCGGCATGGGCCAGCTGGTAAACGCCATCACCACCGCCCGCGACAAGACCAAGAAAAAAGGCGAGGGCGTGACCGTGCTTTTGGAAAACAACGCTGGCCAGAAAAACAGCATCGGCGCGACGTTTGAGGAGCTGCGCACAATCCTTGACAAGCTGGACGGCAATGATGTGGGAGTCTGCCTTGACACGTGCCACGCTTTTGCGTCCGGCTATGACCTGCGAACATCCGAACAGGTTGTAAAGACACTAGGTGCATTTGACAAGTCAGTAGGCTTCAAGGAACTAAAAGTGGTGCACCTAAACGATTCAAAGGGCGCCCTCGGCTCAAACCTTGACAGGCATGAGCACATCGGGCTTGGCAACATCGGCAGGGCAGGCATCGCGGCTTTTCTAGGCCACAAGGCAATTGCGCAGTTGCCAATAATAATGGAGACCCCTGTCGACGAAAAGAGAGATGACGCCAAGAACCTAAAGGCGTTCTGCGAGCTAGTTAGCTAG
- a CDS encoding DNA primase small subunit domain-containing protein, which produces MSKGATAAADAVRAAFREYYFRRSKMIEPPSDVEKREFGYMQFGGHGMVRHLSFKSMGELVATLITQVPSDVYCSNALYRFPTLAMQEKQWLGADLIFDIDGKDLQLPCVPSHSYPVCANCGQVSSPLLPDDKEEYACSACGNKKAEHIVIPCAKCIDGSKKEAGRLYEFLTGDLGIDRQNINTYFSGNNGFHFHVQDDAYRPLDSQARSDLVGYLAGVGLLAESVGVRRAPGGGDLAFVKFPRSGLGYGWRKKVADKLKIDTTSTLRLTNIVKEKGGYAGFKAELDTMTRQLGVRIDPQVTTDVHRVFRMPGTLNSKSGLAKVKVSDLESFDPFADACLLGDSKVKIRLKAHAKVRLKGENYNISKETAELPAYAAVYFICKGLAEAQLDNTL; this is translated from the coding sequence ATGAGCAAAGGTGCAACAGCGGCGGCAGACGCGGTAAGGGCGGCTTTTCGCGAATACTACTTTAGGCGATCCAAGATGATAGAGCCGCCAAGCGATGTTGAAAAGCGCGAGTTTGGCTACATGCAGTTTGGAGGGCATGGCATGGTGCGCCATCTTTCATTCAAAAGCATGGGCGAGCTGGTAGCCACGCTCATCACGCAGGTCCCGTCAGACGTCTACTGCTCAAACGCGCTCTACCGCTTTCCAACGCTTGCAATGCAGGAAAAACAGTGGCTTGGAGCCGACCTGATATTTGACATTGACGGCAAGGACCTTCAACTGCCATGCGTGCCGTCTCACTCGTATCCCGTATGCGCAAACTGCGGCCAAGTTTCATCCCCCCTTTTGCCAGATGACAAAGAAGAATATGCGTGCAGTGCGTGCGGCAACAAAAAGGCCGAGCACATAGTCATCCCATGCGCCAAGTGCATCGACGGATCGAAAAAGGAGGCAGGGCGCCTCTACGAGTTTCTGACCGGAGACCTTGGAATCGACAGGCAAAACATCAACACCTATTTTTCAGGCAACAACGGCTTTCACTTTCATGTGCAGGACGACGCCTACAGGCCCCTTGACTCGCAGGCGCGCTCTGACTTGGTGGGATACCTTGCAGGGGTTGGCCTCCTCGCAGAAAGCGTCGGCGTACGCAGGGCGCCTGGAGGCGGCGACCTTGCCTTTGTCAAGTTCCCAAGGAGCGGCCTTGGATATGGATGGCGCAAAAAAGTTGCCGACAAGTTAAAGATAGACACCACCTCGACTCTGCGGCTGACAAACATTGTCAAGGAAAAAGGCGGATACGCCGGCTTTAAGGCAGAGCTTGACACGATGACTCGCCAGCTTGGCGTAAGGATAGACCCGCAGGTCACGACCGATGTCCACCGCGTTTTTCGAATGCCCGGAACGCTCAACAGCAAGAGCGGCCTTGCAAAAGTCAAAGTCAGCGACCTAGAGTCCTTTGACCCGTTTGCCGACGCTTGCCTGCTTGGCGACTCGAAGGTGAAAATAAGGCTAAAGGCGCACGCCAAGGTCCGGCTAAAGGGCGAAAACTATAACATTTCCAAAGAAACCGCCGAGCTTCCCGCATACGCGGCAGTGTATTTCATCTGCAAGGGCCTTGCAGAAGCACAGCTTGACAACACATTATAA
- a CDS encoding UPF0182 family protein — protein MWDTYSSGEDKAPRADVGRLVKWGILAAMGIVIFAVASNQAVNLLLNLTEFGNAYSKTLYYSITSGLALAAIALVRVNVASRHSIVWYSISLIARFVKRNSDFEAPSRPARYSDFHMSPLSFGLWQATKVVILAPLFANIGFGMAIAYMAEGNDIGISSVGSIFSIPFATVPADNGAFAQENVIPAIPVLALLVPPLIGAIGIRLLVYVGVSGAVNIVSQYMVDSAEHKPKFLSYISTVEVIVGAAIFWAGFTLFFSAGIDFNTKYLIAGALALGAALIFYGFMDKRRARVIIYPPRRHVYLRLLTVAAVVAIVGSIVAVNTSIAEAKKVEWRGPYISQEIAVNRNMAELDKVSVVNYDVKPPSVAPANIPQMVNANRDTLNNIRLWDQEAATQKLKPELGQRNDIVFADTDMLRFSGTMYWTGTTTPKLPDTVAQGTEWFNRHLVYTHAIPGFKMLEADTGNIVSESKFFPQERIYYGESGDEGLFSRSWSAYPVGRTTSDEISQFFYNGTGGIDVSPPISWMFEPNFMLSYPDTPIHIMRYKDIHDRMDLLYPYFVYDFAFSNDDTVAPIFHKVGVLPVTDGKNTYWLMPLVAALDTSHVPWGSPFMLKLVGYSLIDTYNGDVKIIVTGNDKFSDIFYDQYKGLGATRDVPHWLDQQIRYPEEMFIWKIAKFNRYHVTDPKAFIEARQFYDIPKDGSKDIPPYYIMTKPQGFDSPQFVGFQSLELSGSSTKNLVGYMIVENDLSTLGKMTFYSVPLDSATKLIGPSAAKEALEKDKEYKNVKTLLQGNPRVGENILYRIGDQEVYFIPVYTANTSGGVVSQIGTIAAVGASVTGTFNVGLGDNPVQAFENYLLKAAGQQPTDVTPGGQGTTTGGGGGGAPAPTTLDVQDRIDAIERVFSDAGVQVIKPTAISSPLEFKEAGATYKADTDFKLVQEAIAKFMQDNPPDNGRVYEWQDENKVNFGVLKVSGGIVENHYISIEVS, from the coding sequence TTGTGGGACACGTACAGCAGCGGGGAGGACAAGGCACCCCGAGCCGACGTTGGCAGGCTTGTCAAGTGGGGCATCCTCGCAGCGATGGGCATCGTGATATTTGCAGTCGCCAGCAACCAGGCAGTCAACCTGCTCCTCAACTTGACAGAATTTGGAAACGCCTATTCCAAGACGCTCTATTATTCAATTACGTCAGGGCTTGCACTTGCCGCAATAGCACTTGTGCGAGTAAACGTCGCCAGCAGGCACTCCATAGTCTGGTATTCAATCAGCCTCATAGCCAGGTTCGTCAAGAGAAACAGCGACTTTGAGGCGCCGTCCCGGCCCGCCCGCTACTCGGACTTTCACATGAGCCCGCTCAGCTTTGGGCTGTGGCAGGCCACAAAGGTGGTGATCCTTGCCCCGCTCTTTGCCAACATTGGCTTTGGAATGGCAATAGCGTACATGGCGGAAGGAAACGACATCGGGATTTCAAGCGTCGGTTCAATATTCTCCATCCCGTTTGCCACCGTGCCTGCCGACAACGGCGCGTTTGCCCAGGAAAACGTCATCCCTGCGATACCTGTCCTTGCGCTCTTGGTGCCTCCACTGATTGGCGCAATCGGGATAAGGCTGCTTGTCTACGTGGGCGTGTCAGGCGCAGTCAACATCGTGTCTCAGTACATGGTAGACTCGGCAGAGCACAAGCCCAAGTTTCTCTCGTACATATCGACAGTCGAAGTAATCGTGGGCGCGGCCATATTCTGGGCAGGCTTTACCCTCTTTTTCAGCGCAGGCATTGACTTTAACACAAAATACCTGATAGCAGGAGCCCTAGCGCTTGGCGCGGCGCTCATCTTTTACGGATTTATGGACAAAAGGCGCGCCCGCGTTATTATTTATCCGCCTAGAAGGCATGTCTACTTGCGCCTTCTGACAGTTGCCGCAGTCGTGGCAATTGTAGGCTCGATAGTCGCGGTAAACACCAGCATCGCAGAGGCAAAAAAAGTCGAGTGGCGCGGGCCGTACATCTCGCAGGAAATAGCGGTCAACCGCAATATGGCAGAACTTGACAAGGTAAGCGTCGTAAACTATGACGTCAAGCCGCCTTCGGTTGCGCCGGCAAACATACCGCAGATGGTAAACGCCAACCGCGACACCCTGAACAACATCCGGCTCTGGGACCAAGAAGCTGCGACCCAGAAGCTAAAGCCGGAGCTCGGCCAGCGAAACGACATTGTCTTTGCCGACACGGACATGCTGCGTTTTTCAGGCACGATGTACTGGACTGGAACAACCACTCCAAAACTGCCGGACACGGTCGCGCAAGGCACAGAGTGGTTCAACCGGCACCTTGTCTACACGCACGCAATCCCGGGATTCAAGATGCTTGAAGCCGACACTGGAAACATTGTCAGCGAAAGCAAGTTCTTCCCGCAGGAGCGAATCTACTATGGCGAAAGCGGAGACGAAGGGCTGTTCTCCCGCAGCTGGTCGGCGTACCCTGTCGGAAGGACCACAAGCGACGAGATATCCCAGTTCTTTTACAACGGCACCGGAGGCATCGACGTGTCTCCGCCCATCAGCTGGATGTTTGAGCCAAACTTTATGCTGTCATACCCGGACACCCCAATTCACATCATGAGGTACAAGGACATCCACGACAGGATGGACCTGCTGTACCCGTATTTCGTGTACGACTTTGCGTTCAGCAACGACGACACGGTTGCGCCCATATTCCACAAAGTAGGAGTGCTCCCGGTCACCGACGGCAAGAACACGTACTGGCTCATGCCACTTGTGGCGGCGCTTGACACTTCGCACGTGCCTTGGGGCTCGCCGTTCATGCTAAAACTGGTAGGATACTCGCTAATTGACACGTACAACGGCGACGTAAAGATAATAGTGACCGGAAACGACAAGTTCTCTGACATATTCTACGACCAGTACAAGGGCCTTGGCGCTACCCGCGATGTCCCTCACTGGCTTGACCAGCAGATCCGCTACCCGGAGGAGATGTTTATCTGGAAGATTGCAAAATTCAACCGTTACCACGTCACCGACCCCAAGGCGTTCATAGAGGCAAGGCAGTTCTACGACATACCAAAGGACGGCTCTAAAGACATACCTCCTTACTACATCATGACCAAGCCCCAGGGCTTTGACAGTCCCCAGTTTGTAGGGTTCCAGTCGCTAGAGCTGAGCGGCTCGTCCACAAAGAACCTTGTCGGGTACATGATAGTCGAAAACGACCTGTCCACGCTTGGCAAGATGACGTTCTATTCCGTCCCGCTCGACTCGGCTACAAAGCTGATAGGCCCCTCTGCCGCCAAGGAAGCGCTTGAAAAAGACAAGGAGTACAAGAATGTCAAGACGCTCTTGCAGGGCAACCCAAGGGTCGGCGAGAATATACTGTACAGGATAGGCGACCAGGAAGTGTATTTCATACCCGTATACACCGCAAACACTTCGGGTGGAGTCGTCTCGCAGATAGGCACCATTGCGGCCGTGGGAGCGTCAGTCACGGGCACGTTCAACGTGGGGCTCGGCGACAACCCCGTGCAGGCCTTTGAGAACTATTTGCTAAAAGCTGCCGGACAGCAGCCCACTGATGTCACGCCAGGTGGCCAGGGAACAACAACAGGCGGTGGTGGCGGTGGAGCGCCTGCACCTACGACTCTGGACGTGCAAGACAGAATAGATGCCATAGAGCGGGTCTTTTCCGATGCCGGCGTGCAGGTTATCAAGCCTACTGCCATCTCGTCGCCACTAGAGTTCAAAGAAGCGGGAGCCACGTACAAGGCCGATACGGATTTCAAGCTGGTGCAGGAAGCAATAGCCAAGTTCATGCAAGACAACCCGCCGGATAACGGCAGGGTGTATGAATGGCAAGATGAAAACAAGGTGAACTTTGGCGTGCTCAAGGTTTCCGGCGGAATAGTCGAAAACCACTACATTTCAATCGAGGTAAGTTGA
- a CDS encoding aldo/keto reductase, translating into MSSSAADFKVIEGHATPEGTKKYASYGVSKKGLPATHFREFDGLYLSSIGMGTYLGDLTKEDDIAVENAVYESVMSGAINVIDTAINYRAMKSEKSIGRALLRLASEGKISRDQIFISTKNGYITNDGDFPNVDVMEYMHRMYIANDVMTADDISSGYNVMNPNYLAKCIEKSLANMHLSTIDLVYIHNAFESWHEDVDRKTFAEMLAKVFELYEKYRKAGKLRYYGMATWTCFRVPKGEKEHFSLEDAVKIAREVGGDSHGFKFIQLPYNLAYSEALLLKNQPAGTDMITILEAAGKLGIGVFTSAPLFQGRLLRAQIPDYVGVGDNNKVAKLVQVLRSSPSVVAPLLGQKSPEHIRENIQVASIPPLTREEFAQAIDTLMNRPMS; encoded by the coding sequence GTGTCATCATCTGCTGCTGATTTCAAGGTAATCGAGGGCCACGCCACGCCGGAAGGGACAAAAAAATACGCAAGCTATGGCGTATCAAAAAAGGGCCTGCCTGCAACGCATTTCCGCGAGTTTGACGGTCTTTATCTGTCAAGCATCGGCATGGGCACCTACCTTGGCGACCTCACAAAGGAAGACGACATTGCGGTGGAAAACGCCGTGTACGAGTCGGTCATGTCCGGCGCAATAAACGTCATTGACACAGCGATAAACTACCGCGCCATGAAATCAGAAAAAAGCATCGGCCGGGCGCTCTTGCGACTTGCAAGCGAGGGCAAGATATCACGCGACCAGATCTTTATATCAACAAAGAACGGCTACATCACAAACGACGGCGACTTTCCAAACGTCGACGTGATGGAATACATGCACAGGATGTACATCGCCAACGATGTCATGACAGCAGACGACATCAGCTCTGGCTACAACGTGATGAACCCGAACTACCTTGCAAAATGCATCGAAAAATCGCTTGCAAACATGCACCTTTCGACAATCGACCTTGTCTACATTCACAACGCGTTTGAGAGCTGGCACGAAGACGTCGACAGAAAGACGTTTGCAGAGATGCTTGCCAAGGTTTTCGAGCTGTATGAAAAGTACCGCAAGGCGGGGAAACTGCGATACTATGGCATGGCCACGTGGACATGCTTTAGGGTCCCAAAGGGTGAAAAAGAGCATTTTTCACTTGAAGACGCAGTCAAGATAGCACGCGAGGTTGGCGGTGATAGCCATGGCTTCAAGTTCATCCAGCTTCCGTACAACCTTGCTTACAGCGAGGCGCTTTTGCTAAAGAACCAGCCGGCGGGCACCGACATGATAACCATACTTGAAGCGGCAGGCAAGCTTGGAATAGGCGTGTTTACAAGTGCGCCCCTGTTTCAGGGGAGGCTCTTGCGCGCCCAGATACCCGACTATGTTGGAGTCGGTGATAACAACAAAGTGGCAAAACTTGTGCAGGTGCTGCGCTCAAGCCCGTCTGTCGTTGCACCCCTTTTAGGCCAGAAAAGCCCTGAACACATACGAGAAAACATCCAAGTCGCCAGCATCCCGCCGCTGACAAGGGAAGAGTTTGCGCAGGCAATAGACACCCTGATGAACAGGCCCATGTCGTGA
- a CDS encoding DNA primase: MSIKMGTGDLAKYPFLNEAGEYLRQSGFGWDELDRPDTKDIIERAAERVRIAAAGNVYEKLDRYETEILTFIVTLIMVKSIGLEPVLRKYALAEARRAEKFLTDDLKKQSDAQKRALFSKIFEDLFGLKIDVTEDGRLFKVKVTDYLMRSSHFHEQEWKMINRLVQGGQVFLDADETVRLVRNELSVLITSRVRAMNLPTLPQSIKQKVEELRTELAPRYEYRTYAVTDYPPCVKHALEVMARGENLPHSARLMLATYMLAIGKPIDEIVEMFKNAPDFNERITRYQVEHLAGSKGSRTKYSVPSCEKLRTENLCFATAECNGIINPVQFGRKKRK; this comes from the coding sequence TTGTCCATCAAGATGGGAACTGGCGACCTTGCCAAGTACCCCTTCCTTAATGAGGCAGGAGAGTACCTGCGCCAGTCTGGGTTTGGCTGGGACGAGCTTGACCGGCCCGACACAAAGGACATCATCGAGCGCGCCGCAGAGCGCGTCAGGATAGCAGCGGCAGGAAACGTCTATGAAAAGCTTGACCGGTACGAGACGGAGATCCTCACCTTTATTGTCACGCTGATAATGGTCAAGTCAATTGGCCTGGAGCCAGTTCTGAGAAAATACGCCCTTGCAGAAGCAAGGCGCGCAGAAAAGTTCCTCACCGACGACTTGAAGAAGCAGAGCGACGCGCAAAAACGCGCCCTGTTTTCCAAGATATTTGAGGACCTTTTTGGGCTAAAGATAGACGTGACTGAAGATGGCAGGCTCTTCAAGGTCAAAGTCACGGACTATTTAATGCGCTCGTCGCACTTCCACGAGCAGGAATGGAAGATGATAAACAGGCTCGTACAGGGAGGCCAGGTGTTTCTCGACGCCGACGAGACCGTCAGGCTGGTGCGAAACGAGCTGTCGGTTCTCATTACAAGCAGGGTGAGGGCCATGAACCTCCCGACGCTCCCGCAGTCGATAAAGCAAAAGGTAGAAGAATTGAGGACAGAGCTTGCCCCGCGGTACGAATACAGGACCTATGCGGTGACGGATTACCCGCCGTGCGTCAAGCACGCGCTGGAAGTGATGGCCAGGGGCGAGAACCTGCCCCACTCTGCCCGGCTCATGCTTGCAACCTACATGCTTGCAATAGGCAAGCCGATAGACGAGATAGTAGAGATGTTCAAAAACGCGCCGGATTTCAACGAGCGCATTACCCGCTACCAGGTGGAGCACCTTGCAGGGTCAAAGGGCAGCAGGACGAAATACTCGGTTCCATCGTGCGAAAAGTTGCGCACTGAAAACCTCTGCTTTGCGACGGCCGAATGCAACGGCATCATCAACCCCGTGCAGTTTGGCAGGAAAAAGAGGAAATAA
- a CDS encoding tetratricopeptide repeat protein — translation MESSQPEHFISLPLVSKGEESPRLPLAINVVAKYWGEDLAAAEEGSQQGQQQQAPRGAVMIIDGIELAESHGLACYVFRGSLKDIKKRIDQGIPPIVVMPGIHDIAQHATVISGYDLDERRILTYVPEPDTIGAIPEQKFEQDWEQDDMTEIILIPADMKKDLMKNEDLKFAKSNRACFEAERLRQEGKTEKAVEKLRQAAEAEPENAQAWSQLAGIYNEQGSEQAVVCYERAIKTNPRYYLAYRGLGNYYLKKKDYSLAEAYYTKAIGINPTRYGPIYKNRAVARMQNGNNAGAKEDLARYLEQTPNAADRESVKEAIAQL, via the coding sequence TTGGAATCTTCGCAGCCAGAGCACTTTATCTCACTTCCGCTTGTAAGCAAGGGCGAAGAAAGCCCGCGGCTCCCGCTTGCAATCAACGTTGTTGCAAAATACTGGGGCGAGGACCTGGCGGCAGCAGAAGAGGGATCACAGCAAGGACAACAGCAACAGGCGCCAAGGGGCGCGGTCATGATAATAGACGGAATAGAACTTGCAGAAAGCCACGGGCTCGCCTGCTATGTTTTCAGGGGCTCGCTCAAAGACATCAAAAAAAGAATAGACCAAGGCATACCACCAATTGTGGTGATGCCGGGCATCCACGACATTGCCCAGCATGCAACAGTGATCTCTGGGTACGACCTTGACGAGCGCAGGATCCTGACATACGTGCCAGAGCCGGACACAATAGGCGCAATCCCGGAGCAAAAGTTTGAGCAGGACTGGGAGCAGGACGACATGACAGAGATTATCCTGATCCCTGCAGACATGAAAAAAGACTTGATGAAAAACGAGGACTTGAAATTTGCAAAGTCCAACAGGGCGTGCTTTGAGGCAGAACGGCTCAGGCAGGAAGGCAAGACGGAAAAGGCAGTAGAGAAACTGCGGCAGGCAGCCGAGGCAGAGCCGGAAAACGCGCAGGCGTGGTCGCAGCTTGCCGGCATCTACAACGAGCAGGGCTCAGAGCAGGCAGTTGTCTGCTATGAACGCGCCATCAAGACAAACCCGCGCTACTACCTTGCCTACAGGGGGCTTGGCAACTATTACCTGAAAAAGAAGGACTATTCTCTTGCAGAAGCGTACTATACCAAGGCAATAGGCATCAACCCTACGCGCTATGGCCCGATATACAAAAACAGGGCGGTAGCAAGGATGCAGAACGGCAACAACGCCGGCGCCAAAGAAGACCTGGCAAGATACCTAGAGCAGACGCCAAATGCCGCAGACAGGGAGAGTGTCAAAGAGGCAATAGCGCAGCTCTAA
- a CDS encoding type 1 glutamine amidotransferase, which translates to MTSPLATLVVDNLSPFTPDILACLDKLGTTYVYRKYSEVTQDDLTTKCKRVILSGRRRNDQAINAANSQIVRHCHDNDVPLLGICYGAEIIALTLGGSIRRMPSHLHGQIEITATSPNPLVPAEKDSRISVYESHGFCIARLPEGFVRLAGSKYCEYEIFAHKTKKIYGTQFHPEKSGPDGLDLLEKFTRI; encoded by the coding sequence ATGACATCACCGCTGGCGACGCTGGTGGTCGACAACCTGTCGCCATTTACCCCCGACATACTTGCGTGCCTTGACAAGCTCGGCACAACATACGTCTACAGAAAATATTCAGAGGTGACGCAGGACGACTTGACAACGAAATGCAAAAGGGTAATCCTGTCTGGAAGGCGCAGAAACGACCAGGCCATAAACGCTGCAAACTCGCAAATAGTGAGGCACTGCCATGATAACGACGTGCCACTTCTTGGAATATGCTACGGCGCAGAGATAATCGCGCTGACGCTTGGAGGCTCGATACGCAGGATGCCCTCGCACTTGCATGGACAGATAGAGATCACCGCAACATCGCCAAACCCACTCGTTCCTGCAGAAAAAGACAGCAGGATATCCGTGTACGAAAGCCACGGCTTTTGCATAGCCCGACTGCCCGAAGGCTTTGTACGCCTTGCAGGGTCAAAGTACTGCGAGTACGAGATTTTTGCGCACAAAACAAAAAAGATCTATGGCACCCAGTTCCATCCTGAAAAGAGCGGGCCGGACGGCCTTGACCTCCTTGAAAAATTTACAAGGATTTAG
- a CDS encoding V4R domain-containing protein, whose translation MKSLRDLRERKDDSDAAATTTGLSNPYFHFDPQSKQIKDSVFNCRGIIINERFWNRIRDELMELTKEAGPVILYQLGLSYGLEVGIQGKEAVKDSVAAIDFLEYYGLLAGWGRFETSKLQLSQGQLNGSAVVKIFDNFFAHAPQNSSGNPSCFFVAGLLAGITDGLFGGHHNCLEEQCISAGSKCCQFVVARASSY comes from the coding sequence ATGAAGTCTTTGCGAGATCTGCGCGAAAGAAAGGACGATTCTGACGCAGCAGCAACTACTACAGGGCTGAGTAACCCTTATTTTCATTTTGATCCACAATCAAAGCAGATTAAAGATTCAGTTTTCAACTGCAGGGGAATAATAATCAATGAAAGATTCTGGAACAGAATCCGCGACGAGCTGATGGAGCTTACAAAGGAGGCCGGCCCCGTCATACTGTACCAGCTTGGGCTAAGTTATGGGCTTGAGGTGGGCATTCAAGGCAAAGAGGCCGTCAAGGACTCTGTGGCTGCAATCGATTTCCTAGAGTATTATGGCCTGTTGGCTGGCTGGGGACGCTTTGAGACATCCAAACTGCAGCTAAGCCAGGGGCAGTTAAATGGCTCTGCCGTTGTAAAGATATTTGATAATTTCTTTGCGCACGCTCCCCAGAATAGTTCTGGAAACCCAAGCTGTTTTTTTGTTGCCGGCCTGCTGGCAGGAATCACTGACGGGCTGTTTGGCGGCCACCACAACTGCCTGGAGGAACAATGCATTTCTGCAGGATCGAAATGCTGCCAGTTTGTGGTTGCAAGAGCATCTTCGTACTAG